A genomic stretch from Algoriphagus halophilus includes:
- a CDS encoding methylglyoxal synthase — MKIALIAHDGKKADMVHFLSRFREKLEMVDVQLVATGTTGSHIEKSGFNVEKLLSGPIGGDAQIAAMAAQKELDMVIFFRDPLDKHPHEPDVQMLMRICDVHNIPLATNPASAELMFKSL, encoded by the coding sequence ATGAAAATTGCCCTAATCGCCCATGACGGAAAGAAAGCCGACATGGTACATTTTTTAAGTAGGTTTCGAGAAAAACTCGAAATGGTTGACGTACAACTTGTTGCTACGGGCACAACGGGATCTCACATCGAAAAATCAGGCTTTAACGTAGAGAAACTGCTATCTGGCCCAATTGGAGGTGATGCCCAAATAGCAGCCATGGCAGCCCAAAAGGAGTTAGATATGGTCATCTTTTTTAGAGACCCATTGGATAAGCATCCCCATGAACCTGATGTACAAATGCTGATGAGAATATGTGACGTGCACAATATTCCTTTGGCTACCAATCCTGCTTCTGCAGAACTAATGTTTAAAAGCCTTTAA
- the pfkA gene encoding 6-phosphofructokinase — translation MEPKTIKKIGVLTSGGDSPGMNAAIRAAVRAGFYYNLEMYGIYRGYEGLIQNDIKKLDSKYITHVLERGGTFLKSARSAEFRTPEGRKKAYENIKSHGIDALVVIGGDGSLTGAHLFFQEFGIPSIGLPGTIDNDLSGTDSTIGFDTACNTAIEAIDKIRDTATSHDRLFFVEVMGRDAGFIAINAGIGSAAAAILIPEKKMPIDHLVDKLKIRSKAKKSSNIVIVAEGGKSGGAGEIAEKVKKFLPSYDIKVTILGHLQRGGAPSSFDRLLASKLGVAAVEGLLQGKYDVMAGLINNKVVYTPIKKAIVDDKSVDEEDFRIAKILST, via the coding sequence ATGGAACCTAAGACTATCAAGAAAATAGGCGTATTGACCTCCGGGGGCGACTCACCTGGAATGAACGCTGCAATCAGAGCTGCTGTAAGGGCAGGTTTTTACTATAACTTGGAGATGTATGGGATTTATCGTGGATACGAAGGTCTCATTCAAAATGACATAAAAAAACTTGATTCCAAATACATCACCCACGTTTTGGAACGAGGAGGCACTTTCTTGAAATCAGCCAGAAGTGCAGAATTCAGAACTCCAGAAGGAAGAAAAAAAGCGTATGAGAACATCAAGTCTCATGGAATTGACGCCTTGGTAGTGATTGGTGGAGATGGATCTTTAACAGGGGCGCACTTGTTTTTCCAAGAATTTGGAATCCCTTCTATTGGATTACCGGGCACGATAGACAATGACCTATCAGGAACGGATTCTACCATTGGATTCGATACTGCCTGCAACACAGCCATTGAGGCAATTGACAAGATCAGGGATACTGCCACCTCACATGATCGACTATTCTTTGTGGAAGTAATGGGTAGGGATGCTGGATTTATTGCCATCAATGCGGGTATTGGTAGTGCTGCTGCCGCTATTTTGATTCCTGAAAAGAAGATGCCAATTGACCATTTGGTGGACAAATTAAAGATTAGATCCAAAGCCAAAAAATCCTCCAACATCGTGATTGTAGCAGAAGGTGGTAAAAGTGGTGGAGCAGGTGAAATCGCTGAAAAAGTAAAGAAATTCCTTCCATCTTATGACATCAAAGTGACCATCCTGGGTCACCTGCAAAGAGGGGGAGCCCCTTCTTCCTTTGACCGTTTGCTTGCATCCAAATTAGGGGTTGCAGCTGTTGAAGGTCTATTGCAAGGCAAATACGATGTCATGGCTGGTTTGATCAATAACAAGGTGGTTTACACGCCAATTAAAAAAGCAATTGTAGACGATAAATCGGTGGATGAGGAAGATTTTAGAATCGCAAAAATTCTTTCTACCTGA
- a CDS encoding BF3164 family lipoprotein: MKIKFFLFILHTILLGSVSCSDREEVIEIVELKSKKFYFEEIKIPMLIQSKKGKLVVSEHPRIAPGLPLLHVVNGGDMTYEFSHGKVGFGPGELSDVSGFDLGSNDSTFWVYSAMEKRISEFSLFESSDLAKDQIKQPENFFKATDCLFLTDSTFLGMFVDSPHRLVEFGFDNDFEKGYGTLENFTARNDLDNYNLSQINSGWFRSNEDKSIFAIACIYYDKLEVFNSKTKEFKTIYGPDLEVFDFEVKYKTSGPSLLFPWEAPYQYRDIAITNDRIYALYGGISEPEISQTSEIARIIRVYDLDGNLLELYHLDRSLRSIELDIENEKIYGITTDSDPGIAFFKLP, from the coding sequence ATGAAAATCAAATTTTTCTTATTCATCCTCCATACCATCTTATTAGGTTCAGTATCCTGCTCTGATAGAGAAGAAGTCATAGAAATAGTCGAGCTAAAATCTAAGAAATTCTATTTCGAGGAGATAAAAATTCCCATGTTGATACAGTCCAAGAAAGGTAAATTGGTGGTTTCAGAACATCCGCGAATAGCTCCTGGTTTACCGCTTTTACATGTCGTAAACGGAGGTGATATGACCTATGAATTTTCACATGGAAAGGTTGGTTTTGGTCCGGGAGAGCTATCTGATGTTTCTGGATTTGATCTTGGCAGTAATGACTCTACCTTTTGGGTTTATAGTGCTATGGAGAAACGAATAAGTGAGTTTTCACTTTTTGAATCATCCGATCTTGCTAAAGACCAGATAAAACAGCCGGAAAATTTTTTTAAAGCGACAGATTGTCTTTTTCTGACGGATTCAACGTTTTTAGGGATGTTTGTTGATTCTCCTCATCGATTGGTTGAATTTGGCTTTGACAATGATTTTGAAAAAGGCTATGGGACGCTAGAAAATTTCACAGCCAGGAATGACTTAGATAATTATAATTTATCCCAGATAAATTCAGGCTGGTTTAGGTCAAATGAAGATAAATCGATCTTTGCTATCGCATGTATTTATTATGATAAGCTCGAAGTGTTTAATTCAAAAACAAAGGAATTTAAAACTATTTATGGGCCTGATCTTGAAGTCTTTGATTTTGAAGTTAAATATAAAACCAGTGGACCTTCACTGCTTTTTCCTTGGGAAGCTCCTTACCAGTACAGAGACATCGCCATCACGAATGATCGAATTTATGCCCTTTATGGTGGTATCAGTGAGCCAGAAATCTCTCAAACATCTGAGATAGCGAGGATTATAAGAGTTTATGATCTGGATGGTAATTTGTTGGAACTGTACCATTTAGATAGATCACTTCGAAGTATCGAATTGGATATAGAGAATGAAAAGATATACGGAATCACCACAGATAGTGATCCTGGTATTGCTTTCTTTAAACTTCCTTGA